In the Rubidibacter lacunae KORDI 51-2 genome, one interval contains:
- a CDS encoding class I SAM-dependent methyltransferase, with protein sequence MAGTAGRGAHSRSRCGTGQLTAAIAAAGATVLGLDNSPDLIARARANYPELEFAIADGTRFTTNSPFDAVFYNAALHWMQPPDAVIDRVWRALIPGGRFVVEFGGRGNLDSIVEAIASIAAERGLSWTNPWYFPSVGEYASLLEARGFEVELAMLFERPTTLADGEAGLRHWLQMFGGAIATDETADAIAERLRTQLWRKGAWIADYRRLRVVARREQ encoded by the coding sequence ATGGCAGGCACCGCAGGCAGAGGAGCGCATTCTCGATCTCGGTGCGGGACCGGGCAGTTAACGGCTGCGATCGCGGCGGCGGGAGCGACTGTCCTCGGGCTAGATAATTCACCGGACCTGATTGCCCGGGCGCGTGCCAATTATCCCGAGCTAGAGTTTGCGATCGCGGACGGAACTCGTTTCACCACAAATTCACCGTTCGATGCAGTGTTTTACAACGCGGCTTTGCACTGGATGCAGCCGCCGGATGCCGTTATCGATCGCGTGTGGCGCGCCCTCATACCCGGCGGGCGTTTTGTTGTGGAGTTCGGCGGGCGCGGTAATTTAGACTCCATTGTTGAGGCGATTGCAAGCATCGCCGCCGAGCGCGGGTTGTCCTGGACAAATCCCTGGTATTTCCCTAGCGTCGGCGAGTACGCAAGTTTGCTCGAAGCACGTGGCTTTGAGGTCGAGCTGGCAATGCTGTTCGAGCGCCCCACGACGCTCGCCGACGGGGAGGCGGGATTGCGTCACTGGTTACAGATGTTCGGTGGTGCGATCGCGACAGATGAGACTGCAGATGCGATCGCAGAACGATTGCGAACGCAGCTCTGGCGCAAGGGTGCCTGGATTGCCGATTACCGGCGGTTGCGCGTGGTGGCGCGGCGCGAACAATAG
- a CDS encoding M3 family metallopeptidase: MTSAATVDNPLSIGQGLPPFERIEPAHVVPAIRELLSELFAELESLEASATPTWGGLVVPLTGIEERLSWGWGIVGHLMGVKNSPELREAYETVQPEVVKFANRFSQSRPLYDAFVVLREAHWDELDRAQQRIVEAAIRSAELSGVGLDGAARDRFNAIQLELAELATSFSNHVLDATKSFKLRLTDRDDVAGLPASALALTAQTAREKGDEDATPEDGPWVVTLDYPSFVPFMKHSRRRNLRERLYKAFITRAASGDLDNTPIVRRTLALRQEKANLLGFDTFAELSLARKMAPSPDAVEDLLEELRQASYDAAHREFAELKAFAAEQGALEAANLQQWDTRFWAERQREVKFAFEAEALRPYFPLPQVLAGLFGLARRLFGVTIAAADGEAPVWHPDVRYFRVSDERGAAIAYFYLDPYSRPAEKRGGAWMDECINRAKLATATRLPVAYLICNQTPPVDGRPSLMTFEDVETLFHEFGHGLQHMLTRVDYPGAAGINNVEWDAVELPSQFMENWCYDWQTLFSMAQHYETGEPLPEAYYQKLLAARNYMSGSAMLRQLYFSFTDLELHYRYRPDSGETPDDVSNRIAQKATVLPPIPEDAFLNSFGHIFAGGYAAGYYSYKWAEVLSADAFAAFEEAGMDDEEAIATTGRRFRDTVLGMGGSEHPMAVFREFRGREPQTAPLLRHSGLLERAT; the protein is encoded by the coding sequence ATGACTTCTGCCGCAACAGTCGATAATCCCCTGTCGATCGGGCAAGGACTGCCGCCTTTCGAACGCATCGAGCCCGCTCATGTCGTACCAGCCATCCGCGAGCTGCTGAGCGAGCTGTTCGCCGAGCTCGAATCTCTCGAAGCGAGTGCCACGCCTACTTGGGGCGGTCTAGTCGTCCCGCTGACGGGGATTGAGGAGCGCCTGAGCTGGGGTTGGGGTATCGTCGGACATCTGATGGGTGTCAAGAACAGTCCGGAGCTGCGCGAGGCCTATGAAACCGTTCAGCCGGAGGTCGTGAAGTTTGCCAACCGCTTCTCCCAAAGCCGGCCGCTGTACGACGCATTTGTTGTCCTGCGCGAGGCACATTGGGACGAGCTCGATCGCGCCCAACAGCGCATCGTCGAAGCAGCCATTCGCAGCGCCGAACTGTCCGGGGTCGGGTTGGACGGCGCGGCCCGCGATCGCTTCAATGCCATCCAACTCGAACTCGCGGAGCTAGCAACGTCATTTTCCAACCACGTTCTCGATGCGACCAAGTCCTTCAAGCTGCGGTTGACCGATCGCGACGACGTTGCCGGATTGCCGGCAAGCGCGCTCGCCCTAACCGCCCAAACTGCCCGCGAAAAAGGCGATGAGGATGCTACGCCCGAGGACGGTCCGTGGGTCGTGACGTTGGACTATCCGAGTTTCGTACCGTTCATGAAGCACAGCCGCCGCCGCAACCTGCGCGAGCGCCTGTACAAAGCCTTCATTACCCGCGCGGCGAGCGGCGATTTGGACAACACGCCGATCGTCCGCCGCACCTTGGCGCTGCGTCAAGAGAAAGCCAACCTGCTGGGCTTCGATACCTTCGCCGAACTCAGCCTCGCGCGAAAAATGGCACCTAGTCCGGATGCCGTGGAGGATTTGCTCGAAGAACTGCGACAGGCCAGCTATGACGCCGCCCATCGCGAGTTTGCCGAGCTGAAGGCATTCGCTGCCGAGCAAGGCGCACTGGAAGCCGCAAACTTGCAGCAGTGGGATACGCGTTTTTGGGCCGAGCGCCAGCGCGAAGTAAAGTTTGCGTTTGAAGCGGAGGCCTTGCGACCGTATTTCCCGCTGCCGCAAGTGCTTGCGGGATTGTTCGGATTGGCGCGGCGACTGTTTGGCGTGACGATCGCTGCCGCTGACGGCGAAGCCCCAGTGTGGCACCCCGACGTACGCTACTTCCGGGTCAGCGACGAGCGCGGCGCGGCGATTGCGTATTTCTACCTCGATCCCTATAGCCGCCCGGCCGAAAAGCGCGGCGGGGCCTGGATGGACGAGTGCATCAATCGCGCCAAACTCGCCACCGCAACGCGCTTGCCGGTCGCGTACTTGATTTGCAACCAAACACCGCCCGTGGACGGCCGGCCGAGTTTGATGACCTTTGAGGACGTGGAGACCCTGTTCCACGAATTCGGGCACGGACTGCAGCACATGCTGACGCGCGTCGACTATCCGGGTGCGGCGGGCATCAACAATGTCGAATGGGATGCTGTCGAGCTGCCGAGTCAGTTCATGGAAAACTGGTGCTACGACTGGCAGACGCTGTTCTCGATGGCGCAGCACTACGAGACGGGAGAACCGCTGCCGGAAGCGTACTATCAAAAACTCCTCGCCGCGCGCAATTACATGAGCGGCTCGGCGATGTTGCGCCAGCTCTACTTCAGCTTCACCGACCTCGAGCTACACTACCGCTACCGTCCCGATAGTGGCGAAACGCCCGACGACGTTAGCAACCGTATTGCCCAGAAAGCCACCGTTCTGCCGCCAATTCCCGAGGATGCCTTCCTCAATTCTTTCGGGCATATCTTTGCTGGCGGGTACGCAGCGGGCTACTACAGCTACAAATGGGCAGAAGTCCTCAGCGCCGATGCTTTTGCCGCCTTTGAGGAAGCTGGCATGGACGACGAAGAGGCGATCGCGACAACGGGTCGTCGCTTCCGCGACACCGTCTTGGGCATGGGCGGCTCCGAACATCCAATGGCCGTGTTCCGCGAGTTCCGAGGTCGCGAGCCGCAAACTGCTCCGCTGCTGCGTCACAGCGGTTTGCTAGAGCGCGCAACTTAA